Proteins from one Parvibaculum lavamentivorans DS-1 genomic window:
- a CDS encoding SIMPL domain-containing protein: MKSIFTLTAALILGLGIALGGYLGGQGLVKSRLGDRSVSVKGLSEREVKADLALWALRFVATGNELAETQAQVKANATAVTNFLKSHGFSDDEIELQAPQVTDRLAQAYSSGPVESRFIIAQQIVLRSTDVDKVAAANKDTSELVEQGVVLSNEYGPVRPSYLFTGIAALKPEMIEEATKRAREAAETFAADSGSSLGGIRRAWQGQFEILPRDNTPGTQETEQVAKTVRVVSTIEYLLVD; the protein is encoded by the coding sequence ATGAAATCCATCTTTACACTGACGGCTGCCCTCATTCTCGGCCTCGGTATTGCGCTTGGTGGTTATCTGGGTGGTCAGGGGCTCGTGAAATCGCGCCTCGGCGACCGCTCCGTTTCGGTAAAAGGCCTTTCGGAACGGGAGGTTAAGGCCGACCTTGCGCTTTGGGCGCTGCGCTTCGTCGCCACCGGCAACGAGCTTGCCGAGACGCAAGCCCAGGTCAAAGCCAATGCGACTGCCGTCACTAACTTCCTGAAATCGCACGGCTTTTCGGACGACGAAATCGAGCTGCAAGCCCCCCAGGTCACTGACCGTCTGGCCCAGGCTTACAGCAGCGGTCCCGTCGAAAGCCGTTTCATCATCGCTCAGCAGATCGTGTTGCGCTCAACCGACGTCGACAAGGTCGCAGCCGCCAACAAGGACACCAGCGAGCTGGTCGAGCAAGGCGTTGTTTTATCTAACGAATATGGCCCTGTCCGGCCGTCCTACCTGTTCACCGGCATCGCTGCCTTGAAGCCCGAAATGATCGAGGAAGCCACCAAACGCGCCCGCGAAGCCGCGGAAACCTTCGCCGCCGATTCAGGCTCCAGCCTCGGCGGCATCAGGCGCGCCTGGCAGGGCCAGTTCGAAATCCTGCCGCGCGACAACACGCCCGGCACGCAGGAGACCGAACAGGTCGCCAAGACCGTGCGGGTGGTCTCGACGATCGAGTATCTTCTGGTCGATTGA
- the infA gene encoding translation initiation factor IF-1 → MSKEELLEFPGVVTELLPNATFRVKLENEHEIIAHTAGKMRKNRIRVLAGDKVLVEMTPYDLTKGRITYRFK, encoded by the coding sequence ATGTCGAAGGAAGAACTGCTCGAGTTTCCGGGCGTGGTGACGGAACTGCTGCCCAACGCAACGTTCCGCGTGAAGCTCGAGAACGAACACGAAATCATCGCCCACACAGCGGGCAAGATGCGCAAGAACCGCATCCGCGTCCTCGCGGGCGACAAGGTGCTTGTCGAAATGACACCTTACGACCTGACGAAGGGCCGGATCACCTACCGGTTCAAGTGA
- a CDS encoding Maf family protein — protein MSENGAKPRLILASASPRRLALLEQIGIEPDLVLAADIDETPRTNELPRDHALRLAREKAQAIAALHPDALVLGADTVVACGRRILPKTETEEEARSCLALLSGRAHRVYTAVHLIAPNRVSERVCETRVTFKRLSPDETSAYLASGEWRGKAGGYAIQGRAALFVRALSGSHSSVVGLPLYETAALLAGAGFPVFSQS, from the coding sequence GTGTCGGAAAACGGCGCGAAACCTCGGCTAATTCTCGCCAGCGCCTCGCCGCGCCGCCTCGCGCTCCTCGAACAGATCGGCATCGAGCCGGATCTTGTCCTGGCCGCCGACATCGACGAAACGCCCCGGACAAACGAGCTGCCGCGCGACCATGCGCTCCGCCTCGCCCGCGAGAAGGCACAAGCGATCGCAGCCCTCCATCCAGATGCTCTGGTGCTCGGCGCCGACACGGTCGTCGCCTGCGGCCGCCGCATCCTGCCGAAAACCGAGACGGAAGAGGAGGCGCGGTCCTGCCTTGCCCTGCTTTCCGGCCGCGCCCACCGCGTCTACACGGCCGTCCATCTCATCGCGCCGAACCGGGTGAGCGAGCGCGTCTGCGAAACCCGCGTCACCTTCAAGCGCCTCTCGCCGGACGAAACCTCCGCCTATCTCGCAAGCGGTGAATGGCGCGGAAAGGCAGGCGGCTATGCGATCCAGGGCCGCGCCGCACTTTTTGTCCGCGCGCTTTCCGGCTCTCACTCTTCCGTGGTGGGATTGCCTCTCTATGAAACCGCCGCGCTTCTCGCAGGTGCCGGATTTCCTGTGTTTTCACAGTCCTGA